The following proteins come from a genomic window of Nostoc sp. ATCC 53789:
- a CDS encoding 2-isopropylmalate synthase — protein MTNKTDRIIIFDTTLRDGEQCPGATLNIDEKLVIAKQLARLGVDIIEAGFAFASPGDFEAVSKIAQIVGTENGPVICSLARAIKADIEAAAEALKPAVKGRIHTFISTSDIHLEYQLRKSRAEVLAIAEEMVAYAKSFMTDVEFSPMDAARSDPEFLYQVLERTIAAGATTVNIPDTVGYTTPSEFGAIIKGIIENVPNIDQAIISVHGHNDLGLAVANFLEAVKNGARQLECTINGIGERAGNASLEELVMALHVRRQYFNPFLGRPEESQESLTNIDTRQIYKTSRLVSNLTGMLVQPNKAIVGANAFAHESGIHQDGVLKNKLTYEIMDAQLIGLTDNQIVLGKHSGRNAFRTRLKELGFELSDSELNKAFVRFKEVADKKKDISDWDLEAIVNDEIQQAPDLFRVELVQVSCGSNARPTATVTLRTPEGEELTDAAIGTGPVDAVYKAINRVVNVPNELIEFSVQSVTAGIDAIGEVTIRLRYESKVFSGHAANTDIIVASAQAYVNALNRLYSALQRQEKPEEVTAQKV, from the coding sequence ATGACAAACAAAACAGATCGAATTATCATTTTTGATACTACACTGCGAGATGGAGAGCAGTGTCCGGGAGCGACTCTGAATATAGACGAAAAGCTAGTTATTGCCAAGCAACTAGCGCGTCTGGGTGTGGATATAATTGAGGCAGGCTTTGCCTTTGCCAGTCCCGGAGATTTTGAAGCAGTCAGCAAGATTGCCCAAATTGTGGGGACAGAAAATGGTCCGGTAATTTGCAGTTTGGCAAGAGCGATTAAAGCAGATATTGAAGCGGCCGCAGAAGCATTAAAACCAGCCGTAAAGGGCAGAATTCACACATTTATTTCGACTTCTGATATTCATTTAGAGTATCAGTTACGGAAGTCACGGGCAGAGGTGTTAGCGATCGCCGAAGAAATGGTAGCTTATGCTAAATCCTTCATGACAGATGTCGAATTTTCGCCGATGGATGCGGCTCGTTCAGATCCAGAATTTTTGTACCAAGTGTTAGAGCGAACGATCGCAGCTGGTGCAACAACAGTTAACATTCCCGATACCGTGGGTTACACCACCCCAAGCGAATTTGGAGCCATAATTAAAGGCATTATTGAAAATGTCCCCAACATCGACCAAGCGATTATTTCCGTTCACGGTCATAATGATTTAGGCTTGGCAGTTGCTAACTTCTTAGAAGCCGTAAAAAATGGCGCAAGGCAACTAGAATGTACGATCAATGGTATTGGTGAACGTGCCGGCAATGCCTCACTAGAAGAATTAGTAATGGCGTTGCACGTGCGGCGGCAATATTTTAATCCCTTTTTGGGAAGACCAGAAGAATCTCAAGAATCCCTGACAAATATCGACACCCGACAAATTTATAAAACCTCACGCTTAGTTTCTAATTTGACGGGAATGTTGGTACAACCAAATAAAGCGATCGTTGGGGCGAATGCCTTTGCTCATGAGTCTGGGATTCACCAAGATGGTGTCCTAAAAAACAAGCTCACTTACGAAATTATGGATGCCCAATTGATTGGCTTAACAGACAATCAAATAGTTTTGGGCAAACATTCAGGGAGAAATGCTTTCCGCACTCGATTGAAAGAATTGGGTTTTGAACTGTCGGATAGTGAGCTAAATAAAGCCTTCGTTAGATTCAAAGAAGTAGCAGATAAAAAGAAAGATATTTCTGATTGGGATTTGGAAGCAATCGTTAACGATGAAATTCAACAAGCACCCGATTTGTTCCGGGTAGAGTTGGTACAAGTTTCCTGCGGTAGCAACGCCCGTCCTACTGCTACAGTTACCCTGCGTACCCCAGAAGGTGAAGAATTAACCGATGCTGCGATCGGTACTGGGCCAGTGGATGCAGTTTACAAAGCCATCAATCGGGTGGTGAATGTGCCCAACGAATTGATTGAGTTTTCTGTGCAGTCAGTAACAGCAGGTATTGATGCCATTGGCGAAGTAACAATTCGTTTACGTTATGAATCTAAAGTGTTTTCTGGTCATGCAGCGAACACAGATATCATAGTGGCATCTGCACAAGCTTATGTAAATGCGCTGAATAGGTTGTATTCTGCGTTGCAAAGACAAGAAAAGCCAGAGGAAGTAACTGCACAGAAAGTCTGA
- a CDS encoding CHASE2 domain-containing serine/threonine-protein kinase — translation MAEEPTSTLTKNYVSAANRLSSKPTKVTSTASARQSRWMIHLGHLLAGACVMGAALLSASGGESVKLMENKALSGFFQLRGPIVPPEDIVILAIDDQSISVPEQYYKTNPKQYAYLETLKSYPYKRAAYSQIIKKLIKAGVRSVAIDVVFDTPSSYGVTDDRQFQAVLQKYGSKVTLAAVYENSQTHQGTFTQLTDPQQMFRTGSVSIGSVNFPVEVDGKVHRLASEFSKSLGEDNLIEKLPSFDEAVLRTARVNYPRPKGDRIYFWGSAGTFEQIPFWHVLDPENWNTYLQQGKVFKDKIVLIGATDKLNNDYYPVAASNSAKPMSGVEIHANAIATLMLGKAIAPGINTPPLQGLFVLVLVGSAALMISRHKRSINRFLYSLALSGAWLGISYGLFVYGQLIFPTIVPMIAIAMTGLSYLGTSVMRESIRKRQLVNIFQKYQTSPVVQEIISQQYDLQYLIQQRDLALSGKVLARRYKIVKVLGSGGFSETYIAEDTQRPGSPRCVVKQLKPASTKPEALQLARRLFHSEAQTLEKLGTHDQIPQLLAYFEEDEEFYLVQEQIIGHTLNQELPPGRAIDEIAAIKIVRDLLQTLTFVHQNNVIHRDIKPSNIIRRHSDGKLVLIDFGAVKEVSTKQLDTEEQTPFTIGIGTQGYAPSEQCFGRPQYSSDIYAVGMVGIRALTGVAPRELDRDADGEIKWSDAYGGKLRSQVSRSVANILSKMVLDDFKHRYQSASEALEDLKAFDNVVNSHRGYPMLGDDSLTNTLDQLNAPTKSCSEVSSETS, via the coding sequence ATGGCAGAAGAACCTACATCTACCTTAACTAAAAACTATGTCTCTGCTGCCAATAGACTGTCAAGTAAACCGACAAAAGTAACGTCAACAGCATCAGCTCGCCAGTCTAGATGGATGATTCACTTAGGTCATCTCCTCGCTGGAGCTTGCGTAATGGGTGCAGCATTGCTGAGTGCTTCTGGTGGCGAATCGGTTAAATTGATGGAAAATAAGGCGCTTTCTGGCTTTTTTCAACTGCGTGGGCCGATTGTGCCTCCAGAAGACATCGTAATTTTAGCAATAGACGATCAGTCAATATCAGTTCCCGAACAGTACTATAAAACAAATCCAAAACAGTATGCCTACCTAGAAACACTGAAATCTTATCCTTATAAACGTGCTGCATACTCCCAGATAATTAAAAAGTTAATTAAAGCAGGTGTCCGCTCTGTAGCGATAGATGTAGTTTTTGACACGCCGAGTAGTTATGGAGTTACTGACGATCGCCAATTCCAGGCAGTATTGCAAAAATATGGCAGTAAAGTTACCTTAGCGGCCGTCTACGAAAATTCTCAGACGCACCAAGGGACTTTTACACAACTGACAGACCCACAACAGATGTTTCGTACAGGGTCAGTTTCTATTGGCTCAGTTAATTTCCCCGTAGAGGTGGATGGTAAAGTTCATCGATTGGCGAGTGAGTTTTCTAAGTCGTTGGGTGAAGATAATTTGATCGAGAAGCTACCCTCTTTTGATGAAGCAGTACTCAGGACAGCACGAGTAAATTATCCGCGACCAAAAGGCGATCGCATTTATTTTTGGGGTTCTGCGGGTACATTTGAGCAAATACCCTTTTGGCACGTACTCGACCCGGAAAATTGGAATACCTATTTGCAGCAGGGAAAGGTCTTCAAAGACAAGATAGTGCTGATTGGTGCGACAGATAAGTTAAATAATGATTATTATCCAGTCGCTGCTAGCAACAGCGCTAAACCGATGTCGGGCGTGGAAATTCATGCCAATGCGATCGCAACTTTGATGTTAGGGAAAGCGATCGCTCCAGGAATTAACACTCCACCATTGCAGGGTTTGTTTGTGCTAGTTCTAGTTGGCAGTGCAGCCTTGATGATTAGCAGACACAAGCGTAGCATCAATAGATTTTTATATAGCCTCGCCCTATCTGGCGCTTGGTTAGGAATTAGCTATGGGTTATTTGTCTATGGTCAATTAATTTTTCCTACGATTGTACCAATGATTGCGATCGCCATGACCGGACTTTCCTACCTGGGAACCTCAGTCATGAGAGAAAGCATCAGAAAACGTCAATTAGTAAACATTTTCCAGAAGTATCAAACATCTCCCGTTGTTCAAGAGATTATCAGTCAACAATATGACTTGCAATACTTAATCCAGCAACGAGATTTAGCCTTATCAGGAAAAGTCTTGGCTCGACGCTACAAAATTGTCAAAGTTCTCGGTTCCGGTGGATTCAGCGAAACCTACATTGCCGAAGATACCCAACGTCCTGGGAGTCCGCGATGTGTTGTCAAGCAACTAAAACCAGCCAGCACTAAACCAGAAGCCTTGCAACTTGCCAGACGTTTATTTCACTCAGAGGCGCAAACCCTAGAAAAATTAGGAACACACGATCAGATCCCTCAACTTTTGGCGTATTTTGAAGAAGATGAAGAATTTTATCTAGTGCAAGAACAGATAATTGGTCATACTTTAAATCAGGAATTGCCACCAGGTAGAGCAATTGATGAAATTGCCGCGATCAAAATTGTCAGAGACTTATTGCAAACATTAACATTTGTTCATCAAAATAATGTGATTCATCGGGATATTAAGCCCAGTAATATTATCCGGCGACACTCAGATGGAAAACTGGTATTGATTGACTTTGGAGCCGTCAAAGAAGTCAGCACAAAACAGCTTGATACTGAAGAGCAAACCCCCTTTACCATTGGCATTGGAACTCAGGGTTACGCACCCAGCGAACAATGTTTTGGCCGTCCCCAATACAGTAGTGACATCTATGCAGTGGGTATGGTTGGGATTAGAGCCTTGACTGGTGTAGCACCCCGTGAGCTAGATAGAGATGCTGATGGAGAGATAAAATGGAGTGATGCCTACGGCGGTAAACTACGCTCTCAGGTAAGCCGCTCCGTTGCTAATATTCTCAGTAAAATGGTGCTGGATGACTTCAAACACCGATATCAGTCTGCATCAGAGGCTCTTGAGGATCTGAAAGCTTTTGACAATGTGGTAAATTCCCACAGAGGATACCCAATGCTAGGGGATGACTCATTAACAAATACTTTAGACCAATTAAACGCTCCCACAAAATCTTGCTCAGAGGTATCCTCAGAAACTTCTTGA
- a CDS encoding peptidoglycan-binding protein, whose translation MKNKTLNVLNLLLGLKQSRRYFPEEKQVCVFNKRPILYRGFSPNSAQESINELQERLQAQGFLSTISGKFDLETEEAVIKFQKANNLQVDGIVGPLSWSCLFYPKLYRNQKSMSPKLHDAVKELQIILNEEGFFKKEPDGYFSRETERGVKRFQRIYGLKDDGIVGAATWAVLLGMRQKIDNNSFLQLVYFLPPQSWFLWEQFLMISFIMLGIYYSPIPGDEPKWNTALATAYGLTCIVPFLLECLPLKPSKQTSLPLLQYAPYVLTGIFWKPIINFMGGLFN comes from the coding sequence ATGAAAAATAAAACACTTAACGTTCTAAACCTCTTATTGGGACTAAAACAATCCCGACGTTATTTTCCAGAAGAAAAACAAGTCTGTGTATTCAATAAACGTCCCATATTATACCGAGGCTTTTCACCAAACTCTGCACAAGAATCAATCAATGAACTCCAAGAGCGACTGCAAGCTCAGGGTTTTCTCTCAACTATTAGTGGTAAATTTGACTTAGAAACAGAAGAGGCTGTAATTAAATTTCAGAAAGCTAATAATCTTCAGGTAGATGGGATAGTTGGGCCACTAAGTTGGTCTTGCCTTTTCTACCCCAAGCTTTACCGCAATCAAAAAAGTATGTCTCCAAAGTTACATGATGCAGTTAAAGAACTGCAAATTATTCTCAATGAAGAAGGATTTTTTAAAAAAGAACCTGACGGGTATTTTAGTCGTGAAACTGAGAGAGGCGTTAAACGCTTTCAAAGAATTTATGGACTGAAAGATGATGGTATTGTTGGAGCTGCAACTTGGGCTGTACTTTTGGGGATGCGACAAAAAATAGACAACAACAGCTTTCTCCAGTTAGTTTATTTTCTACCACCTCAATCCTGGTTTTTATGGGAGCAGTTTTTAATGATCTCGTTCATTATGCTGGGTATTTATTATAGCCCCATACCAGGAGATGAACCTAAATGGAATACAGCCTTAGCAACTGCTTATGGGCTTACCTGTATAGTGCCTTTTCTCTTGGAGTGTTTACCTTTGAAGCCATCGAAGCAGACTAGCTTACCGCTTTTACAATACGCTCCTTATGTGCTAACTGGTATATTTTGGAAACCAATTATCAATTTCATGGGGGGATTATTTAATTAA
- a CDS encoding NB-ARC domain-containing protein encodes MPGQSEDWNLPKSWNRKILQDWEIDRLLTNLEVTLQKRYRQSTRKDLLLGLLCGYSLKKIGQDLHKENAAVRAGLSNIYRDIEVLTGEANKSVKSSNLVYVLERHGYRRGSVVAAIQRRDIPHNLPAPTYTQFIGREADMKKLLERLSSVHGAHMITVHGIGGVGKTALVLAAAYLCLKASNENSSDAPKFDAIIFTSAKQQELIPTNSILWRQQGQRNLRDIFREIANALDDPTILQSPPNDQFDRVRQILSKRRTLLIVDNMETIEDRNEVIEFLYNLPICIKVIITSREQIALLPIRLRNLPPDDGLQLIRQQAEEKGISINDEDSEQLYAHTGGIPLAIVYSLGQLSGGYSLNSVLNRLTSATGDVARFCFEQSVQGIKGQPPHKLLMSLAIFPDSAILAAVAEVAGLTAAPDVVNNGLARLQQLSLVNLNPETKRFDMLSLTREYALAELAAYPDFEREARRRWVRWYLDFAHNYAGEDWEKWIHYNKLEPEEGNLRAVLHWCEDKEHYEAVRDLWLLLSHYANLYAYWDDRFWLQWLIEQSERRGEWSCFVKIIVRKSWLLIRECSSVSLKEADKILRRTWILRDHADLCVQADLAESMARLQIRQKDYQDARHWLTEEERLVIEANLEERQHIRYFIPVLYHQAEILYLEGEYLSAKKLFQEVMKSAEKISWHRVINSAQNWLADIAIEQGDRDEAQKLLIQGLTVAETTHNKRRLARYRRSLARWEKKWGSAEKAYQLSIKAIDGFKLLGMTRDAEEMQIFLDSL; translated from the coding sequence ATGCCAGGTCAGTCAGAAGATTGGAATTTACCTAAAAGTTGGAATCGCAAGATTTTGCAGGACTGGGAGATAGACCGACTACTGACGAATTTGGAGGTTACGCTGCAAAAGCGTTACAGACAAAGTACTAGGAAAGACCTGTTACTTGGGCTACTCTGTGGGTACAGCTTGAAAAAGATTGGTCAAGATTTGCACAAAGAAAACGCTGCTGTCAGAGCAGGGTTAAGCAATATCTATCGGGATATTGAAGTTTTGACAGGAGAAGCAAATAAAAGTGTTAAGTCCAGCAATCTTGTCTACGTTTTGGAAAGACATGGTTATCGTAGAGGGTCTGTTGTAGCTGCTATCCAACGCCGTGACATCCCCCACAATTTGCCAGCACCGACTTACACCCAATTTATTGGTCGGGAGGCAGATATGAAAAAGCTATTAGAACGCCTTTCGTCAGTGCATGGCGCTCACATGATCACAGTACATGGCATTGGTGGCGTAGGTAAAACGGCGCTGGTATTAGCAGCTGCTTACCTATGCTTAAAAGCTAGTAACGAAAACTCTTCTGACGCACCCAAATTTGATGCGATTATTTTCACTTCAGCTAAACAGCAAGAACTTATTCCCACTAATAGTATCTTGTGGCGGCAACAGGGACAGCGTAATCTACGCGATATCTTTCGAGAAATTGCTAATGCTTTAGACGACCCGACAATTCTTCAATCTCCTCCCAATGACCAATTTGATCGTGTTCGCCAAATTCTCTCAAAACGGAGAACACTGTTGATTGTGGACAATATGGAAACTATAGAGGACAGAAATGAGGTTATTGAGTTTTTATATAATTTACCCATTTGCATCAAAGTAATAATTACTAGCCGCGAACAAATTGCCTTGCTGCCAATCCGTTTGCGAAACTTACCTCCAGATGATGGTTTGCAGTTGATTCGACAACAAGCAGAAGAAAAAGGTATAAGCATCAACGATGAAGACTCTGAGCAACTCTACGCTCACACTGGCGGCATCCCTCTGGCGATCGTATATTCGCTTGGTCAATTATCCGGTGGCTACTCCCTAAACTCGGTATTGAATCGATTAACCTCGGCTACAGGTGATGTGGCTCGTTTTTGCTTTGAGCAATCAGTACAAGGAATCAAGGGACAGCCACCGCACAAGTTACTCATGTCACTGGCGATTTTTCCTGACTCTGCCATACTCGCAGCTGTGGCTGAGGTTGCTGGGCTAACAGCCGCTCCTGATGTTGTAAATAATGGCTTGGCGCGTTTGCAGCAACTTTCCTTGGTGAATCTCAACCCAGAGACTAAGCGGTTTGATATGCTATCTCTGACTCGTGAATATGCCTTAGCAGAATTAGCCGCTTACCCAGATTTTGAGAGAGAAGCACGAAGGCGTTGGGTGAGATGGTATCTGGATTTTGCCCACAATTATGCCGGAGAAGATTGGGAAAAATGGATACACTACAATAAGTTAGAACCAGAAGAAGGAAATCTGCGAGCAGTACTTCATTGGTGTGAAGACAAAGAACACTATGAAGCAGTTAGAGATTTATGGCTTCTCTTAAGCCACTATGCAAATCTCTATGCCTATTGGGACGATCGCTTTTGGCTGCAATGGCTCATAGAACAATCAGAACGGCGTGGTGAATGGTCTTGTTTTGTAAAAATCATCGTCCGCAAAAGCTGGCTACTAATTCGAGAGTGTTCCTCTGTGAGTCTGAAAGAAGCAGATAAAATTTTGCGACGGACGTGGATTTTGCGTGATCATGCAGATTTATGTGTTCAGGCTGACTTAGCCGAAAGTATGGCTAGGCTGCAAATTAGACAGAAGGATTATCAAGATGCACGCCACTGGCTAACGGAAGAAGAAAGATTGGTGATCGAGGCGAATCTAGAAGAGCGACAGCATATCCGCTATTTTATTCCTGTTCTTTATCATCAGGCTGAAATCCTTTATTTAGAAGGTGAATATCTTTCAGCAAAGAAGCTCTTTCAAGAGGTGATGAAAAGTGCAGAAAAAATTAGTTGGCATCGGGTGATCAATTCTGCTCAAAATTGGCTGGCCGATATTGCAATTGAACAAGGCGATCGCGACGAAGCTCAAAAGCTATTAATTCAAGGCTTGACTGTTGCTGAAACGACTCACAACAAGCGACGTTTGGCTCGCTATCGGCGTTCTCTTGCCCGTTGGGAGAAAAAGTGGGGAAGTGCAGAGAAAGCCTACCAATTGTCAATTAAGGCTATTGATGGTTTTAAGCTCTTGGGAATGACACGAGATGCAGAGGAGATGCAAATTTTCCTTGATTCACTGTAA
- the gorA gene encoding glutathione-disulfide reductase, whose product MAFDYNLFVIGAGPGGLAAAKKAASYGVRVAIAEQESIGGTCVNRGCIPKKLIVYAADFALQKQIAPSYGWSEYQTYFDWTLFIKSVHQHLDTLNQTYFQQLQKAGIELICDRATFIDAHTVDINGLKVTADKILIAVGGQPLKPKIPGIEYAITSREMFQLPYLPKRLAIIGGGYIGVEFSSMMHAFGCQVTVIEKDEMILSGFDDDIRSAVQQGLSKRGIKLLTSSTVQEIKYSDESLLLTITGKKRQIITADTILVATGYAPNTKNLGLENAHVELGEHGAIKVDEYSRTTQENIFAVGDCTSRVQLSPVAKAEGIAFANTIFGNKVQKLDYDYVPSAVFCRPEAAGVGMTEAKAREKFGESVQCYCTQFQPLLYQLTEQNQPTTMKLVLNGDSGQVLGAHLVGEHAADIIQSLGVAIRKGIIKEDLDEIIGIHPTVGEEFFSLNQVQE is encoded by the coding sequence ATGGCATTTGATTACAACCTGTTTGTCATTGGTGCTGGGCCTGGTGGATTGGCAGCAGCTAAAAAAGCAGCTAGTTACGGTGTTCGTGTTGCTATTGCCGAACAAGAATCCATCGGTGGAACCTGTGTAAATCGCGGTTGCATTCCCAAAAAACTGATTGTCTACGCTGCTGACTTCGCCCTACAAAAGCAAATAGCCCCCAGTTATGGATGGAGTGAGTACCAAACATATTTTGACTGGACATTATTCATTAAGTCAGTACATCAGCATCTTGACACCCTCAACCAGACTTACTTTCAGCAATTACAGAAAGCTGGAATTGAACTAATTTGCGATCGTGCCACTTTCATCGATGCTCATACTGTCGATATCAATGGACTTAAAGTTACAGCCGACAAAATTTTAATTGCTGTGGGAGGGCAACCCCTCAAGCCCAAAATCCCAGGTATAGAATATGCCATTACATCCCGCGAGATGTTTCAGTTACCTTATCTACCGAAACGTTTAGCAATTATTGGCGGTGGCTACATTGGCGTAGAATTTTCCAGCATGATGCACGCTTTCGGTTGCCAGGTGACGGTGATTGAAAAAGACGAGATGATTTTATCAGGGTTTGATGATGACATTCGCTCTGCGGTACAACAAGGTTTGAGCAAACGCGGAATTAAGTTATTGACTAGTAGTACTGTTCAAGAAATCAAATACTCTGATGAGAGTTTGTTATTAACTATTACTGGTAAGAAGCGACAAATCATTACAGCAGATACGATCTTGGTTGCCACAGGTTACGCTCCAAATACCAAGAATCTTGGTTTAGAAAATGCCCATGTTGAACTTGGCGAACATGGTGCAATCAAAGTAGATGAATACAGCCGCACCACCCAAGAAAATATTTTTGCTGTGGGTGACTGCACCAGCCGAGTGCAATTGTCTCCCGTGGCGAAGGCAGAAGGTATTGCTTTTGCCAATACAATTTTTGGCAACAAGGTGCAAAAACTGGATTATGATTATGTGCCCTCTGCTGTTTTTTGCCGTCCAGAAGCGGCTGGTGTGGGGATGACGGAGGCGAAGGCACGGGAAAAATTTGGTGAATCTGTACAATGCTACTGCACCCAATTCCAACCACTTTTGTATCAGTTAACCGAACAGAATCAGCCAACCACTATGAAGTTAGTTTTAAATGGCGATTCTGGGCAAGTTTTGGGCGCTCATCTGGTGGGTGAACACGCAGCAGATATCATTCAAAGTCTGGGTGTGGCAATTCGCAAGGGCATTATCAAGGAAGACTTGGATGAAATAATAGGTATTCACCCTACGGTAGGAGAAGAATTTTTTTCGTTAAATCAGGTGCAGGAATGA
- a CDS encoding NYN domain-containing protein, producing the protein MGSPMNRLSIFVDGNNMFYAQQKNGWFFDPRRVLEYFKHEQSETTLINAFWYTGLKDPQDQRGFRDALISLGYTVRTKILKEYYDDTSGRYSQKANLDIEIVVDMFNTVDQYDRVVLFSGDGDFERAIELLRSKNTHITVVSTEGMIARELRNATDRYIDLNDIRDQIEKTEG; encoded by the coding sequence ATGGGTTCTCCAATGAATCGTCTGTCTATTTTTGTAGACGGAAACAATATGTTCTATGCTCAACAAAAAAATGGGTGGTTTTTTGACCCACGGCGAGTCTTAGAATACTTTAAACATGAGCAATCAGAAACAACATTAATTAATGCATTCTGGTACACTGGCTTAAAAGACCCACAAGATCAACGAGGTTTTAGAGATGCTCTAATTAGTCTAGGATATACAGTCCGAACTAAAATCCTTAAAGAATATTATGATGATACTTCTGGTCGTTACTCGCAAAAAGCGAATTTAGATATTGAAATTGTTGTAGATATGTTTAATACAGTAGACCAGTATGACCGAGTAGTATTATTCAGTGGTGATGGAGATTTTGAACGAGCAATCGAACTATTACGCTCAAAAAATACACATATTACGGTAGTATCAACAGAAGGAATGATCGCTAGAGAACTACGGAACGCTACTGATAGATATATAGATTTAAATGATATCAGAGATCAAATAGAAAAAACTGAAGGTTAA
- a CDS encoding GNAT family N-acetyltransferase encodes MSSKNLLEIMLTEKHITIREATTKEDSLIAKHFYQMWLDIGVDESNIILEWQNITLQFIEEAHRDLFYKAFIAEIDNTVVGSVSCQPFAGLYPNVLKDEYRKFGYIWGVYVEQSYRRQGIAKSLTNRAIEYLKAIACTRVVLNASPLGKPVYSSLGFSEGNLMQLDLI; translated from the coding sequence GTGAGTTCCAAAAATTTGTTAGAAATTATGCTGACAGAAAAACATATAACTATCAGAGAAGCTACTACCAAAGAAGACTCACTGATTGCAAAACACTTTTACCAAATGTGGCTAGATATTGGTGTTGATGAGAGTAATATTATTCTGGAGTGGCAGAATATTACCCTCCAATTTATAGAAGAAGCGCATCGAGATTTATTTTATAAGGCTTTTATTGCAGAGATTGATAATACAGTTGTGGGTTCTGTAAGTTGTCAACCGTTTGCAGGTTTATACCCGAATGTTTTAAAAGATGAATATCGCAAGTTTGGATATATTTGGGGCGTTTATGTCGAACAATCTTACCGCAGACAAGGAATTGCCAAATCCTTAACTAATAGAGCAATTGAATATTTAAAAGCGATCGCTTGCACGCGGGTGGTTCTTAACGCCTCGCCATTGGGCAAACCAGTTTACTCCAGCCTCGGTTTCTCTGAAGGGAATCTAATGCAATTAGATTTGATTTAA